A stretch of DNA from Allomeiothermus silvanus DSM 9946:
GCGACGAACTCAAGCCGGGAGCCTGGGTGGAGGTGGCCTACAACAAGGACAACACCGACAAGGAGAACCGTCCTTACGGGATGCGGCTGTTGCTCTTGGACAAAGCGCCCGAGGCCAAAGCCGATGAGGAGAAGTCCTACGCCCGCATCGTGCTCTCGGACCAGCCTCCCAACCGGGTCTCGGTCAAGTTCGGCGAAGACGCCATCGCCTATGGGCCCCTCGCGTTGGTGGAGAAGGGGGTACAGGAATTTGTGCGGCTGTCCGATGGCAGCGCATCAGTGGATGAGAACACCCTAGCCCTTTCCCTCTCCAGCCGGTCCACTCCTGGTAGCGTAGAGGTCGACCAAGGCAAGAGCAAAGCCTTTGGTAGCGTTCTTGAGTACGACAACGAATCTGGCCAGGCCAGCCTGGCCGGGCCGATCCGGCTCGAGCGCCAGGGGGAAAAACCCCTCACCGGCGAGTCTAAGACCCTTACCTATAATGTAGATGACGAAACCTTGTTGCTCCAGGGGGACCTCAAGCTAGTGCAGGGTGACCGCACCACCACTGCCCAGTCGGCCATCGTGCGCGAGAAGGAGGGGTTAGCTTTCCTCTTCGGAAATCCGGTAAAGAGCGTGAGCAAGGACGGCACCGTGCAGGGCAAGAAGGTCCGCTATACCCTCGAGCGCGGCGATATCGTAGTGCTCGAGGGCGTAAGCGGCGAATTCCAGGATCAGTAGGGGTCTGGCTAATCCCCATCCCCCACTTCGCCTACTCAGCAATTCGGCCCGCTAAAAAACTATCCCCGCACGTCCAGCACATTTTCCCCCGCCGCCCGAAGCCGGTCGGCCACCCCTGCGGTACCTTCCCCAGTAACGCGCAGAACCATACGTTGCTTGCCCCCTGCGTGGGCTACCGTCGCTACCGAGACGATATTGCTTGGGGGAACCGCCCCGGCAGCCTTAGCGAGCGCCCCAGGCACATCGGGAATCTCTAAGGTAATCCGTACTCCGCCCGAACGCAGCCCAAGCACTTCGGTAAACGCCTTCAGCACGTCGGTGACAGTGATAATCCCTACCAGTTGGCCTCCCTCCGTCACCGGCAGCCCTCCTACCTTATATTCCTGCATGAGGAGGGCGGCGTCCTCGAGCGGCTGGTCAGCCTCGATGGTGATCACCGGCTTGGCCATCACCTCGTGGACGGTGAGCTTAGCCAGCAGATAGTTCAACTCCCACACCGAGAGCGTGGTGGCCTTGGAGGGCATCGCGTCCTTGAGGTCTTTATCGG
This window harbors:
- a CDS encoding CBS and ACT domain-containing protein — protein: MLVRDWMTPNPVSVSPDTPVLDALKLLKEHSFRRLPVMDGQNLVGIVTDKDLKDAMPSKATTLSVWELNYLLAKLTVHEVMAKPVITIEADQPLEDAALLMQEYKVGGLPVTEGGQLVGIITVTDVLKAFTEVLGLRSGGVRITLEIPDVPGALAKAAGAVPPSNIVSVATVAHAGGKQRMVLRVTGEGTAGVADRLRAAGENVLDVRG